The proteins below come from a single Polymorphobacter fuscus genomic window:
- the thiL gene encoding thiamine-phosphate kinase, with the protein MPERDFIARHLVPLATAPAARGLADDAAVWAPPLGRDLVFTHDVLACGIHYLAGDPPSDIAWKLLAVNLSDLAAMGATPAGVLLGLGMSAAEDAAWRETFTRGLGRALAAFDVALWGGDTVSGLDRAVLGLTAIGHVAPGGALSRRGACIGDAIWVSGTIGDAGIGLTMARGTIPAAKPLLDRFRRPMPRLALGQALVGVATACMDVSDGLLIDADRLGRASRARLDIDVAAVPVADGPWTTGLDDRLARVTAGDDYELLFTTPADADVPALAARARTPVTRIGTVVAGAGVRALCDGRDVTPDRLGWEHG; encoded by the coding sequence ATGCCAGAGCGCGATTTCATCGCGCGTCACCTCGTGCCCCTCGCAACCGCGCCTGCCGCCCGCGGGCTTGCCGATGACGCTGCGGTCTGGGCGCCGCCGCTCGGTCGCGACCTTGTCTTCACCCATGACGTGCTCGCCTGCGGGATCCATTACCTCGCCGGAGACCCGCCTTCCGACATCGCCTGGAAGCTGCTGGCGGTGAACCTGTCCGACCTGGCCGCCATGGGGGCGACACCGGCCGGCGTCCTGCTCGGCCTGGGGATGTCGGCGGCGGAGGACGCGGCATGGCGCGAGACCTTCACCCGTGGGTTGGGGCGGGCGCTGGCCGCTTTCGATGTCGCGCTCTGGGGCGGTGATACCGTCAGCGGCCTTGACCGCGCCGTGCTCGGGTTGACGGCAATCGGCCATGTCGCGCCGGGTGGCGCGCTGTCGCGCCGGGGCGCCTGCATCGGCGACGCGATCTGGGTGTCCGGGACCATCGGCGACGCCGGGATCGGCCTCACCATGGCGCGTGGCACGATTCCGGCAGCCAAGCCGCTGCTCGACCGGTTCCGTCGCCCGATGCCACGGCTTGCGCTCGGCCAGGCACTGGTCGGCGTCGCGACAGCCTGCATGGACGTGTCCGATGGCCTGTTGATCGATGCCGACCGTCTCGGCCGCGCCAGCCGTGCGCGCCTCGACATCGATGTCGCCGCCGTCCCGGTGGCGGACGGGCCCTGGACAACCGGGCTGGACGACCGCTTGGCCCGGGTGACGGCTGGCGACGATTACGAGCTGCTGTTCACCACGCCGGCCGATGCCGATGTGCCGGCGCTGGCGGCACGCGCCAGGACCCCCGTCACGCGCATCGGCACCGTCGTGGCCGGTGCAGGGGTCCGGGCGCTCTGCGACGGTCGCGACGTGACCCCCGACCGGCTCGGTTGGGAACACGGCTGA
- the nusB gene encoding transcription antitermination factor NusB gives MKNSNPARSAARLGAVQALYQHEMQGDALPRLLHEFHNHRLGQEIEGADYLDADTDFFDDLVTGTAARLPELDALITGALAQGWSMDRLDRPMRALLRAATYELVARADVAAATVINEYVEVSHAFHPDKEAKFVNGLLDTVARQVRPA, from the coding sequence GTGAAGAACAGCAACCCCGCACGATCTGCCGCCCGCCTTGGCGCTGTCCAGGCCTTGTACCAGCACGAGATGCAGGGCGACGCGCTGCCGCGGCTGCTGCACGAATTCCACAATCACCGGCTCGGCCAGGAAATCGAGGGCGCCGATTATCTCGACGCCGACACCGATTTCTTCGATGATCTCGTCACCGGAACGGCGGCACGCCTGCCCGAACTTGACGCGCTGATCACCGGCGCGCTGGCCCAGGGTTGGTCGATGGACCGGCTCGACCGTCCGATGCGCGCCTTGCTGCGCGCCGCGACCTACGAACTGGTGGCACGCGCCGATGTTGCGGCGGCAACCGTGATCAACGAATATGTCGAGGTCAGCCACGCCTTCCATCCCGACAAGGAGGCAAAGTTCGTCAACGGCCTGCTCGATACCGTGGCGCGGCAGGTGCGCCCGGCCTGA
- a CDS encoding DUF4136 domain-containing protein, protein MGRLALPLFASALLAACAPTFEARVARFSALPTPPAKTFYVEPANQAYVGGLEFATYAGLVKQQMLANGFTEVTTPGNADVTVLLDYNVGPPRERIQTRPAAGVGWGGGWGGPGWGGGGWGWHPYWGPAWGGGWGGAGWGGGWGGGWGGGWGQQEVYSVTEYTTVMAIKMVRTADKTNVFEGRADTTSRTNNLPALMPSLVRAMFTQFPGTNGQVVRVRFNPNDPAAVPQVSVAR, encoded by the coding sequence ATGGGTCGTCTTGCCTTGCCGCTGTTCGCATCCGCTCTGCTCGCGGCATGCGCGCCGACCTTCGAGGCCCGTGTGGCGCGCTTTTCGGCGCTGCCGACGCCGCCGGCCAAGACCTTCTATGTCGAGCCTGCCAACCAGGCCTATGTCGGCGGGCTGGAGTTCGCGACCTACGCCGGGCTGGTCAAGCAGCAGATGCTGGCCAATGGCTTCACCGAAGTCACGACGCCCGGCAATGCCGATGTGACCGTGCTGCTCGATTATAATGTCGGCCCGCCGCGCGAGCGGATCCAGACCCGGCCCGCGGCCGGTGTGGGCTGGGGCGGCGGCTGGGGCGGTCCTGGCTGGGGCGGCGGCGGTTGGGGCTGGCATCCCTATTGGGGTCCGGCCTGGGGCGGCGGCTGGGGCGGCGCAGGTTGGGGTGGTGGCTGGGGCGGCGGCTGGGGTGGCGGCTGGGGTCAGCAGGAAGTCTATTCGGTCACCGAATACACCACTGTCATGGCCATCAAGATGGTTCGCACCGCCGACAAGACCAATGTGTTCGAAGGCCGCGCCGATACCACCAGCCGGACCAACAACCTGCCGGCGCTGATGCCCAGCCTCGTCCGCGCGATGTTCACCCAGTTCCCCGGCACCAATGGCCAGGTCGTGCGGGTGCGCTTCAACCCCAATGACCCGGCGGCGGTGCCCCAGGTCAGCGTCGCCCGCTGA
- the trpS gene encoding tryptophan--tRNA ligase, with protein MSRVFSGIQPTGNLHLGNYLGAIRNWVTMQDLHECIYCVVDLHAITVAQDPKLLRAGIREMTAALLASGIDPARAVLFPQSQVHVHAELAWVLMCTARVGWLNRMTQFKEKSGKDREGASVGLYTYPVLQAADILAYKATHVPVGDDQKQHLELARDIALKFNTDMGVDLFPLPEPVIEGPATRVMSLRDGSAKMSKSDPSDASRINLTDDADTIAQKIKRAKTDADALPSEAAGLAGRPEAANLVGLMAALTNRTVADVLADYGGQGFGRFKPALADVLVATVAPITTRFSELRVDTTTLDAVLADGATRARAIAEPVLAEVHRAVGFTG; from the coding sequence ATGAGCCGCGTTTTTTCCGGCATCCAGCCGACCGGCAATCTCCACCTCGGCAACTATCTCGGCGCCATCCGCAACTGGGTGACGATGCAGGACCTTCACGAATGCATCTATTGCGTCGTCGATCTGCACGCGATCACCGTGGCGCAGGATCCCAAGCTGTTGCGCGCCGGCATTCGCGAAATGACCGCCGCGCTGCTCGCCAGCGGCATCGATCCGGCGCGGGCGGTCCTGTTTCCGCAAAGCCAGGTCCATGTCCACGCCGAACTGGCCTGGGTGCTCATGTGCACCGCGCGGGTCGGCTGGCTGAACCGCATGACCCAGTTCAAGGAAAAATCGGGCAAGGACCGCGAAGGTGCCAGCGTCGGGCTGTACACCTATCCGGTGCTCCAGGCCGCCGATATCCTGGCCTATAAGGCAACCCATGTGCCGGTGGGCGACGACCAGAAACAGCATCTGGAGCTGGCGCGCGACATCGCGCTGAAATTCAACACCGATATGGGTGTCGACCTGTTCCCGCTGCCCGAACCGGTGATCGAGGGGCCGGCGACCCGGGTCATGAGCCTGCGCGACGGCAGCGCCAAGATGTCGAAGTCCGACCCCAGCGACGCCAGTCGCATCAACCTGACCGACGATGCCGACACGATCGCGCAGAAGATCAAGCGTGCCAAGACCGACGCCGACGCGCTGCCCAGCGAAGCCGCGGGACTGGCCGGACGGCCGGAGGCGGCGAATCTGGTCGGGCTGATGGCGGCGTTGACCAATCGCACCGTGGCCGATGTGCTGGCGGATTATGGCGGGCAGGGGTTCGGACGCTTCAAGCCGGCGCTTGCCGATGTGCTGGTGGCGACGGTGGCGCCGATCACCACGCGCTTCAGCGAATTGCGCGTCGATACCACGACGCTCGATGCCGTGCTCGCCGATGGTGCCACCCGCGCCCGTGCGATCGCCGAACCGGTTCTGGCCGAAGTCCATCGCGCGGTCGGTTTCACGGGTTGA
- the murJ gene encoding murein biosynthesis integral membrane protein MurJ: MNLVRATATIGGLTLVSRILGFVRDMLQARYVGAGMATDAFLIAFRLPNLFRALFAEGAFSAAFVPMFNRQVGADNGDRTNATRFAEDALAVLLPVLLVFTIIMIVGSAPIVWALTGGFPDASPEKFALTVDFTRLTFPYLMLISLVSLMGGVLNSVGRFSVNAAAPILLNVALIVGLLGFNGPDDVATARVQALCVTVGGILQFAWLLWACIDSGFSLRLRWPRLGERVRTLLRLILPAALGAGAVQFNLLISTALAARFLPEGAVSHLYYADRLNQLPLGLIGIGVGTAMLPALSRQLGAGNADAARHTQNRAIELVLLLTLPAAAALTVSAMPMIRALLEHGRFLPADTLATAQALAAFSLGLPAYVLIKVLTPGFHARQDTATPVRIAVGSMLVNLVGNLALIWPLGHVGIALSTALAAWVNALALFIVLRRRGHFAIDARLRRSALRLLLAAAVMVAVLLALNPLVAPFTGGAWLARIAALMVLIGSGGIAYLVAARLLGIFTLAELRSQFSRKGKTA, translated from the coding sequence ATGAACCTCGTCCGCGCCACGGCGACGATCGGCGGGCTGACGCTGGTCAGCCGCATCCTCGGCTTCGTCCGTGACATGTTGCAGGCACGCTATGTCGGTGCCGGCATGGCGACCGACGCCTTCCTGATCGCCTTTCGCCTGCCCAATCTGTTCCGGGCCCTGTTCGCCGAAGGCGCCTTCTCGGCGGCGTTCGTGCCGATGTTCAACCGGCAGGTCGGGGCCGACAATGGCGACCGCACCAACGCGACACGCTTTGCCGAAGACGCGCTTGCAGTGCTGCTGCCGGTGCTGCTGGTCTTCACCATCATCATGATCGTCGGTTCGGCGCCGATCGTCTGGGCTCTGACCGGGGGGTTTCCCGATGCCAGCCCCGAAAAATTCGCGCTCACAGTCGACTTCACCCGGCTGACATTTCCCTATCTCATGCTCATCAGCCTGGTGTCGCTGATGGGGGGCGTGCTCAATTCGGTCGGGCGCTTCTCGGTCAACGCCGCAGCGCCGATCCTGCTCAACGTCGCGCTGATCGTCGGGCTTCTGGGGTTCAACGGCCCCGATGACGTCGCCACGGCCCGCGTTCAGGCGCTGTGCGTCACCGTCGGCGGCATCCTGCAGTTTGCCTGGCTGCTCTGGGCGTGCATCGATTCGGGTTTTTCGCTGCGGCTGCGCTGGCCGCGACTCGGCGAGCGCGTGCGGACGCTGTTGCGGCTGATCCTGCCCGCGGCACTGGGCGCCGGCGCCGTGCAGTTCAACCTGCTGATCTCGACCGCGCTGGCGGCGCGCTTCCTGCCAGAGGGTGCCGTCAGCCATCTCTATTATGCCGATCGCCTCAACCAGCTTCCGCTCGGCCTCATCGGCATCGGCGTCGGCACCGCGATGCTGCCGGCCCTGTCGCGCCAGCTGGGGGCCGGCAATGCCGACGCGGCGCGCCATACCCAGAACCGCGCCATCGAGCTGGTGCTGTTGCTGACCCTGCCGGCGGCGGCGGCGCTGACGGTCTCGGCGATGCCGATGATCCGGGCGCTGCTCGAACATGGCCGTTTCCTGCCGGCCGATACGCTGGCGACGGCGCAGGCGCTGGCCGCCTTCTCGCTCGGCCTGCCGGCCTATGTGCTGATCAAGGTGCTGACGCCCGGCTTTCACGCCCGGCAGGACACGGCCACCCCGGTGCGGATTGCCGTCGGCTCCATGCTGGTCAACCTCGTCGGCAACCTGGCCTTGATCTGGCCGCTGGGCCATGTCGGCATCGCCTTGTCGACGGCGCTGGCCGCGTGGGTCAACGCACTTGCGCTGTTCATCGTGCTGCGTCGCCGCGGCCATTTTGCCATCGATGCCCGGCTGCGGCGATCGGCGTTGCGGCTGCTGCTGGCGGCGGCGGTGATGGTCGCCGTGCTGCTGGCGCTCAATCCGCTGGTGGCGCCCTTCACCGGGGGTGCCTGGTTGGCGCGCATCGCCGCGCTGATGGTGTTGATCGGCAGCGGCGGCATCGCCTACCTGGTCGCAGCCCGGCTGCTCGGCATTTTCACCCTCGCCGAGCTTCGCAGCCAATTCTCTCGCAAAGGCAAGACAGCATGA